From the Pedobacter cryoconitis genome, one window contains:
- a CDS encoding S41 family peptidase, which translates to MKLNSLLIILLSSGLASAVANGQEKETLLLRTPSISKNHIAFAYAGDIWVANRDGSSPRRVTVNPEVEMNPIISPDERNIAFTGSYGGNQDVYVIPIDGGTPKRLTNHPAGDMVRGWINNEEVYFSSTRSFDYGFNARLYQKSLKGGMAKALPMPEATQGSASPDGKRWAYSKNGFPNERTDVAFKRYRGGGMPDIWLFDLKTNAIEIVPGAKSNNISPQWIGNKIFFISDRNHIQNIFSYDTSTKKVEQVTSYKDYDVKSLSSDGSTLIYEEEGGIYTLDPATGKSNRLSILIQADIPYKRARYENMDKDITAMELSPTGKRALFESRGEIFSVPKENGDARNISKSPGSHERSPGWSPNGKWISYVSDRNGNYQLVLRDQLAEKDPVYIKLGESGFYFGLTWSPDSKKLFYSDSHLNLFYVDIATRKVVTVTNDKLGSVTNRTENNFNSSWSADSKWISYIKTLENGNSAVFIYSLTSGKSTQVTDGIGSAGTTVFSRDGKYLFFTASTNIGLGNSGLHMTAYDRPNTSSIYALILAKQTPSLFAAQSDEEVVKDEDEVVKKNAKTPKSTNAEKVKVVKKDQRDTVALVKIDLDNLSDRIVALPLSAGDYNNLNGNIKGKLLYVNGGEVKAFDLKSLKAGTLVPGASIYTVSSDGNKLMYNAASNYYIVDASRKPQPEEGKLKLNTVKLYIDPVAEWKQTFDEVWRIEKDYFYVENMHGTDWDAVKRKYEKFLPYVGHREDLTYLFRDMLGELVVGHSYIKGGDQPKSSAVEIGMLGADYEIDHGYYKISKILSALSWNPELKAPLKEPGLNIEEGVYLVAVNGVPLTADQSIYSLFENTAGQQVRLMVNKKPGLDGAREVTVVPVSFDAETNLRRVNWMEGKRKQVDELSGGKIAYLYMQNTGSEGYVSFNRYYFSQMDKKALLIDERNNRGGSVADYVVDLLGREVISHWAIRDGQNFTTPGNGIFGPKAMIINEYAGSGGDMMPYMFKFKKLGKLVGRTTMGILVGISGYPSLIDGGTVTAPNFGIYGNDGDWIIENQGVAPDVFVEQTPKDLLAGKDPQLETTVKILLEEMKTYPYKDVKRPADPDRAHQ; encoded by the coding sequence ATGAAACTAAACTCTTTACTAATTATTTTACTTTCCTCGGGGCTGGCATCTGCTGTGGCCAATGGCCAGGAAAAGGAAACTTTATTGCTTAGAACTCCTTCGATCAGCAAAAATCATATTGCTTTTGCTTATGCAGGGGATATATGGGTTGCAAATCGGGATGGCAGTTCTCCACGCCGGGTAACGGTTAATCCTGAAGTGGAAATGAATCCAATTATCTCTCCCGATGAGCGCAATATTGCTTTTACGGGTAGTTATGGTGGAAATCAGGATGTTTATGTGATCCCAATTGATGGCGGCACTCCTAAAAGATTAACTAATCATCCTGCCGGAGATATGGTCAGGGGGTGGATTAATAATGAAGAAGTATACTTTAGTTCTACGCGGAGTTTTGATTATGGATTTAATGCGCGTTTATATCAGAAAAGCCTGAAAGGCGGAATGGCTAAGGCATTACCTATGCCTGAAGCAACTCAGGGCTCTGCATCGCCCGATGGCAAGCGATGGGCTTATTCTAAAAATGGGTTTCCGAATGAACGTACTGATGTCGCTTTTAAACGTTATCGTGGTGGCGGTATGCCTGATATCTGGCTTTTCGATCTCAAAACGAATGCTATAGAAATTGTTCCGGGGGCTAAATCAAACAATATATCACCGCAATGGATCGGGAATAAAATATTCTTTATTTCAGACCGGAACCATATACAAAATATATTCAGTTATGATACCAGTACTAAGAAAGTTGAGCAGGTTACTTCCTATAAGGATTATGATGTAAAATCATTGTCAAGTGATGGTTCAACCCTTATTTATGAAGAAGAAGGTGGCATTTATACGCTTGATCCTGCAACGGGTAAAAGTAACCGGCTGAGTATTCTGATTCAGGCGGATATTCCCTATAAACGTGCCCGTTACGAGAATATGGACAAGGACATTACTGCAATGGAACTTTCTCCAACTGGTAAACGTGCGTTGTTTGAGAGTCGCGGGGAGATCTTTAGTGTACCTAAAGAAAATGGGGATGCAAGAAATATTTCAAAATCTCCGGGTTCTCATGAGCGTTCACCGGGCTGGTCACCGAATGGGAAATGGATCTCTTATGTTTCTGATCGTAACGGAAACTATCAATTGGTACTCAGAGATCAGTTAGCAGAGAAAGACCCGGTTTATATCAAGCTTGGTGAATCTGGTTTCTATTTTGGGCTGACATGGTCGCCTGATAGTAAAAAGTTATTCTATTCGGATAGCCATCTTAATCTTTTTTATGTAGATATAGCTACGCGTAAAGTTGTAACAGTTACGAATGATAAATTAGGTTCTGTAACCAACAGGACAGAGAATAACTTTAATTCTTCGTGGTCTGCTGATTCTAAATGGATCTCTTATATTAAAACGCTGGAGAATGGAAATAGCGCTGTTTTTATTTATAGTCTGACTTCGGGGAAGTCAACTCAGGTAACTGATGGTATCGGTTCTGCTGGTACAACAGTATTTAGCCGCGATGGTAAGTACCTGTTTTTTACTGCCAGTACTAATATTGGATTGGGAAATAGTGGTTTACACATGACTGCTTATGACCGTCCGAATACCAGCAGTATTTATGCTTTGATATTAGCAAAACAAACCCCTTCTCTTTTCGCAGCCCAGAGTGATGAGGAAGTGGTGAAAGATGAAGATGAGGTAGTGAAAAAAAATGCAAAAACACCTAAGAGCACGAATGCTGAAAAAGTTAAAGTAGTGAAAAAAGACCAGCGGGACACTGTGGCACTGGTCAAAATAGACCTGGATAATCTGAGTGACCGTATTGTGGCTTTACCGCTGTCTGCTGGTGATTATAATAACTTAAATGGGAATATTAAGGGCAAATTGTTGTACGTGAATGGTGGAGAGGTGAAAGCTTTTGATCTGAAATCATTAAAAGCGGGTACACTGGTTCCGGGAGCCTCTATTTACACAGTGAGCAGTGATGGTAACAAATTAATGTATAACGCGGCATCAAATTATTATATAGTCGATGCTTCGCGCAAGCCGCAACCTGAAGAAGGCAAGCTTAAATTGAATACGGTTAAGCTATATATTGATCCTGTTGCGGAATGGAAACAAACATTTGATGAGGTTTGGCGTATTGAGAAGGATTACTTCTATGTGGAGAACATGCATGGGACTGATTGGGATGCTGTTAAAAGGAAATATGAAAAGTTTCTCCCTTATGTTGGGCACCGTGAGGATCTGACTTATTTGTTCCGTGATATGCTTGGTGAGCTGGTAGTTGGGCATAGTTATATCAAAGGGGGAGATCAGCCTAAAAGTTCAGCGGTAGAGATCGGTATGCTTGGTGCAGATTACGAAATTGATCACGGATATTACAAAATATCAAAGATATTAAGTGCTTTATCCTGGAATCCTGAGTTAAAAGCGCCGCTTAAAGAGCCCGGATTGAACATTGAAGAAGGAGTATATCTGGTGGCTGTAAATGGAGTACCGCTAACTGCTGATCAAAGTATCTATAGTTTATTTGAGAATACTGCGGGGCAGCAGGTGCGCTTGATGGTGAATAAAAAACCTGGTTTGGATGGTGCACGTGAAGTAACGGTGGTGCCTGTTTCTTTTGATGCTGAAACAAATTTACGCCGGGTCAACTGGATGGAAGGTAAGCGCAAGCAGGTGGATGAGCTGAGTGGGGGTAAAATTGCTTATCTCTACATGCAGAATACCGGTAGTGAAGGGTACGTGAGTTTTAACAGGTATTATTTCTCTCAGATGGATAAGAAGGCTTTATTAATTGATGAACGCAATAACCGCGGTGGTTCAGTAGCTGATTATGTGGTGGACTTGTTAGGCCGTGAGGTGATCAGTCATTGGGCAATACGTGATGGCCAGAATTTTACTACGCCGGGAAACGGGATTTTTGGCCCGAAAGCGATGATCATCAATGAGTATGCTGGCTCTGGTGGTGATATGATGCCTTATATGTTCAAATTTAAGAAGTTGGGTAAGCTGGTTGGAAGAACCACTATGGGTATTTTAGTCGGCATCAGTGGTTATCCTTCGTTAATTGACGGAGGAACAGTGACCGCGCCTAATTTTGGTATATATGGGAACGATGGGGATTGGATAATTGAAAATCAGGGTGTTGCACCTGATGTGTTTGTGGAACAAACACCAAAGGATTTACTGGCGGGGAAAGATCCTCAGCTGGAAACTACGGTTAAAATCTTATTAGAAGAGATGAAGACTTATCCTTATAAGGATGTAAAAAGACCGGCTGATCCGGATAGGGCGCATCAATAA
- a CDS encoding MFS transporter translates to MIKKVYTTYKDSFSGLSAETWLLSIVMLINRSSSMAVPFMSLYMTQYLHRPPSDAGLIITIFGVGSILGATAGGKLTDVIGFRAVQIISSIVGGLFFILYSTVTHFHTLCMLTIVISFFSEAFRPANFAAIATYAKEGTQTRSYSLNRLATNMGWAVGSAVGGIVASFSYPLLFVLDGAVSALSGFAILLLLPATVKGARKAVAEKIKGMQVRKPWEDVLFIKFLLLTTMLTTCFYLMFRVVPLFYKEVWHINELEIGLILGMNGLIIALFEMVMISRIENKRSPIHYIVKGVLFIASAYIMLLLPGMTPVMLALLSVLLFTIGEMFALPFINTFVMSRTNEFNRGQYAAGYTLSWSVSQVIGPSAGFYLAEKYGYNWLWIMLILLLVVCASGFKLLKHKMD, encoded by the coding sequence ATGATTAAAAAAGTATATACCACCTATAAAGATTCTTTCTCTGGATTAAGCGCTGAAACCTGGTTATTAAGCATAGTGATGCTCATCAACAGGAGCAGTAGTATGGCTGTACCTTTTATGAGTTTATATATGACCCAATACCTGCACAGACCACCCTCTGATGCAGGATTAATCATCACCATTTTTGGGGTAGGTTCTATTCTGGGTGCAACCGCAGGCGGAAAGTTAACTGATGTGATTGGTTTCAGGGCTGTACAGATTATTTCTTCCATTGTTGGCGGGTTGTTTTTTATCCTGTATTCTACGGTAACACATTTTCATACCTTATGTATGCTGACTATTGTAATCAGCTTTTTCTCTGAAGCCTTTAGACCGGCAAATTTTGCTGCAATTGCAACGTATGCGAAAGAAGGGACTCAAACCCGTTCTTATTCACTGAACAGGCTGGCCACGAATATGGGCTGGGCAGTGGGGAGTGCTGTAGGAGGGATTGTCGCTTCTTTCAGTTATCCTTTACTCTTTGTGCTGGATGGAGCGGTAAGTGCACTTTCTGGTTTTGCTATTTTATTGCTTTTACCCGCAACTGTAAAGGGAGCACGAAAAGCAGTCGCTGAAAAAATTAAAGGGATGCAGGTACGCAAGCCGTGGGAAGATGTGCTGTTTATCAAATTTTTATTGCTGACGACCATGTTAACTACTTGTTTCTATCTGATGTTCAGGGTAGTCCCTTTATTTTATAAAGAGGTTTGGCATATCAATGAGCTGGAAATTGGTTTAATATTGGGGATGAATGGTTTGATCATCGCACTTTTTGAAATGGTCATGATCAGCAGGATTGAGAATAAACGTTCCCCAATTCATTATATCGTTAAAGGTGTATTGTTTATTGCCAGTGCATATATTATGTTATTACTGCCAGGAATGACCCCTGTGATGCTCGCTCTTTTATCTGTATTGCTGTTTACAATCGGGGAAATGTTTGCACTTCCTTTTATTAATACTTTTGTAATGAGCAGAACCAATGAGTTTAACCGCGGACAATATGCTGCCGGATATACTTTAAGCTGGTCGGTTTCACAGGTGATCGGCCCTTCAGCTGGTTTTTACCTGGCTGAAAAATATGGGTATAACTGGTTGTGGATTATGCTGATCTTATTGTTAGTCGTTTGTGCGTCAGGTTTTAAATTACTGAAACATAAAATGGATTAA
- a CDS encoding alpha/beta hydrolase family protein: protein MKPLIFIILWLFVQNASAQNKERVLLSDLYQIKTASNVKFSPDGKWYVYNVQSIVANEAKTGEYDYQRQWFLVAAGLSSAPRAITNQKENSSNVCWSGDSQQLFFTRVVKGKSQIFKLPLNGGEAVQLTDFQYGAERPMVSKDGKTLFFSASLSLDELEKDSVMNPQKMSPLWNLEKPEVTADEIYTNSAKGNPDGSLKEIRAYLQQNEKEKKAKVFNRLDFQDEAVTNPELNFTQIFTLSLVHLPAVPVPLTSGFYSYELIAVSPDNKSILVNADLNPSVHPDRSMESAIYRLNINGGKPELILSGAGQQFKATSISGDGNWMSFTQTPGKGINIGKTFVYNFKSKEQFQVPLERNFSSFNWNKENTQLYFTASSNGGNVLYSYKPADHAVKRLSAFDSGITSFDINKTQMVYSQTNTSDPSEVFTADLLNKNPKRITSLNTGWLAGKKLSYPVKKTFTNDQGMEVEYWVMKPAGAEAGQKYPVMLEIHGGPSAMWGPGESSMWHEFQYYTGLGYGVVYANPRGSGGYNEAFLRANVKDWGAGPMRDVIKALDLTIEEGWADTTKQFITGGSYAGYLTTWIISHTNRFKAACAQRGVYDLNTFFGEGNAWRLVPEYFGGYPWEKEAGKLLRAESPFTYVDQIHTPLIIFHGETDLRTGVVQSEMLYKALKVLGRPVEYVRHPGGTHELTRSGNNRQRADQMLRTMEFFERYKQ, encoded by the coding sequence ATGAAACCTCTCATTTTCATTATTTTATGGTTATTTGTACAGAATGCTTCCGCACAAAACAAAGAAAGGGTTTTGTTGAGTGATCTGTATCAGATAAAAACAGCTTCTAATGTGAAATTTTCTCCCGATGGAAAGTGGTATGTTTATAATGTTCAGTCTATAGTTGCGAATGAAGCTAAGACCGGGGAATATGATTATCAGCGGCAATGGTTTCTGGTAGCTGCCGGTTTGAGTTCAGCGCCAAGAGCAATAACTAATCAGAAAGAGAATAGCAGCAATGTCTGCTGGTCGGGAGATAGTCAGCAATTATTTTTCACCAGGGTAGTCAAAGGAAAATCTCAAATATTCAAATTGCCACTAAATGGTGGTGAAGCTGTGCAGTTAACAGATTTTCAATACGGCGCGGAACGCCCGATGGTAAGCAAGGATGGAAAGACACTGTTTTTTTCTGCTTCACTGAGCCTGGACGAACTGGAAAAGGATTCAGTAATGAATCCACAAAAAATGTCGCCCCTTTGGAATCTGGAAAAGCCTGAAGTTACTGCTGATGAGATTTATACAAATTCAGCTAAAGGAAATCCTGATGGCAGTTTAAAGGAAATCAGAGCTTATTTGCAACAAAATGAAAAAGAGAAAAAAGCAAAAGTTTTTAACCGGTTAGATTTTCAGGATGAAGCGGTCACTAATCCTGAGCTGAATTTCACCCAGATATTTACTTTATCACTGGTTCACCTTCCTGCTGTTCCTGTGCCTTTAACCAGCGGCTTTTATAGTTATGAATTGATAGCTGTGAGCCCTGACAACAAATCTATTCTGGTGAATGCCGATCTCAATCCTTCGGTACATCCCGACAGAAGTATGGAGTCTGCTATTTACAGGTTAAATATAAACGGAGGAAAACCAGAGTTAATTTTAAGTGGTGCCGGTCAGCAGTTTAAAGCAACCAGTATTTCTGGCGATGGCAATTGGATGAGTTTTACACAAACTCCTGGAAAAGGAATAAATATCGGAAAGACCTTTGTTTACAATTTTAAATCGAAGGAACAGTTTCAAGTACCTTTAGAACGCAATTTCAGTAGTTTTAACTGGAATAAGGAAAATACGCAGCTTTATTTTACAGCCAGTTCCAATGGAGGAAATGTATTGTATAGCTATAAACCAGCTGATCATGCTGTAAAACGTCTTTCCGCTTTTGATAGTGGAATAACATCATTTGATATTAATAAAACACAAATGGTTTATTCGCAAACGAATACTTCCGATCCTTCTGAAGTATTTACGGCTGATCTGCTGAATAAAAATCCTAAAAGGATAACCAGCCTCAATACAGGATGGCTTGCAGGGAAAAAACTGAGTTATCCGGTTAAAAAAACGTTTACCAATGATCAGGGAATGGAAGTGGAGTACTGGGTAATGAAACCCGCAGGAGCAGAAGCTGGACAAAAGTACCCGGTAATGCTGGAAATTCATGGCGGGCCATCAGCGATGTGGGGGCCGGGTGAATCCAGTATGTGGCATGAATTTCAATATTATACTGGTTTAGGTTATGGCGTTGTTTATGCCAATCCGCGCGGATCGGGTGGTTATAATGAGGCTTTTTTAAGAGCTAATGTCAAGGATTGGGGAGCGGGGCCAATGCGTGATGTGATTAAAGCACTCGATCTGACGATTGAAGAGGGCTGGGCTGATACGACTAAACAATTCATTACCGGAGGTTCCTATGCAGGATATCTGACGACCTGGATCATCTCTCATACCAACCGGTTTAAAGCAGCCTGCGCACAGCGCGGTGTTTATGACCTGAATACATTTTTTGGAGAAGGTAATGCGTGGCGGCTGGTGCCGGAGTATTTTGGTGGTTACCCCTGGGAAAAGGAAGCGGGGAAACTTCTCAGAGCTGAATCTCCATTTACCTACGTAGACCAGATCCATACACCATTGATTATTTTTCATGGGGAAACGGATTTAAGGACTGGGGTTGTCCAATCTGAAATGCTCTATAAAGCACTTAAAGTTTTGGGCAGGCCCGTAGAATATGTAAGACATCCGGGTGGTACCCATGAACTCACCAGGTCCGGAAATAACAGGCAGCGTGCTGACCAGATGTTAAGGACGATGGAATTTTTTGAACGATACAAACAATAA
- a CDS encoding DUF3276 family protein, protein MGEFDNKEREEVFSKKVRAGKRTYFFDVKATRSGDYYLTLTESKKRLEDGVFVKHKIFLYKEDFEKFAEGLNETVDYIKNHQEVVEKRYEYSENHEGAAKGQNDDFSF, encoded by the coding sequence ATGGGAGAATTTGACAACAAAGAGAGAGAAGAGGTTTTTTCTAAAAAAGTAAGGGCCGGTAAGAGAACTTATTTTTTCGACGTTAAAGCAACACGTTCAGGAGATTATTATTTAACCCTTACTGAAAGCAAGAAAAGACTGGAAGACGGTGTATTTGTAAAACATAAGATCTTTTTATACAAAGAAGATTTTGAGAAATTCGCTGAAGGATTAAATGAGACGGTTGATTATATCAAGAATCACCAGGAAGTTGTTGAAAAACGCTATGAATATTCAGAAAACCATGAAGGTGCTGCAAAAGGCCAGAATGATGATTTTTCTTTCTAG
- a CDS encoding OsmC family protein: MKRNATAVWNGTIKEGKGHLTTDSTVLNQTQYSFSSRFEDGIGTNPEELMAAAHAGCFTMKLSLDLTEAGFNPTSLETKGTVSLDNGVITSSNLVLKASIPDITEAQFQEIAAGAKENCPVSKAYNVAISLEASLV; encoded by the coding sequence ATGAAACGTAATGCAACAGCCGTTTGGAATGGCACAATTAAAGAAGGTAAAGGTCATTTAACAACTGACAGCACTGTACTGAACCAAACTCAATATTCATTTAGCAGCCGTTTTGAAGATGGCATAGGTACTAATCCAGAAGAGTTGATGGCAGCTGCACACGCAGGATGTTTTACCATGAAATTAAGTCTTGATTTAACTGAAGCTGGTTTTAACCCAACATCACTGGAAACTAAGGGAACAGTATCTTTAGATAATGGAGTGATTACAAGTTCTAACCTGGTATTGAAAGCAAGTATCCCTGATATTACTGAAGCGCAATTTCAGGAAATTGCTGCTGGCGCAAAAGAGAATTGCCCGGTAAGTAAAGCTTATAATGTGGCTATTTCTCTGGAAGCCAGTTTGGTTTAG
- a CDS encoding spondin domain-containing protein: MTSIKNNWKWLIAAILPLTFTACKKDSVTPAAGNKTTITVENVLNSSSLVESGTFQGTGTPPVILPGQTVSFRFSASIGQAVTFSSMYGWSNDLFFAPANPGIALYDQNKKPIEGDVSAQIKLWDNGTRVNQAPGANVVHPGIAEHNAITEVNGKDAQGNTYLPASSLVKASLKYEGDSYFTLTLQNISGGTANPTPLSPGVWAVSYIAGGKLLNPAPIFTSGQPTANGLTQLAEAGNNAPLYTYIKSNTGIFTPLSPILVVVYNGIDNPIFKTGEKDRNEGLKELAQQGNATLLAAALKGRTGVKNVYVLPAPNSTVLLPIIGNQPGGSVSQELSVAKGDRIAIATMYGFSNDWFFASSGNGSDATQTADISSSIKLYDNGTAVDQFPGAGNNQFNLGGATTSQSNVIAGVPNPNPFTTLPAITDIIKVKINVN; encoded by the coding sequence ATGACTTCAATTAAAAACAACTGGAAATGGCTTATTGCAGCCATCTTACCTTTAACATTTACAGCTTGTAAAAAAGATTCGGTAACTCCTGCGGCCGGTAACAAAACAACAATTACGGTAGAAAACGTATTGAATTCAAGTAGCCTTGTTGAATCAGGTACTTTTCAGGGTACAGGTACTCCGCCAGTTATACTTCCTGGTCAAACTGTTTCTTTCCGGTTTTCGGCTTCTATCGGGCAGGCCGTTACCTTCTCGAGTATGTATGGCTGGTCTAACGATTTGTTCTTTGCACCAGCAAACCCGGGGATTGCGCTTTATGATCAGAATAAAAAACCAATTGAAGGTGATGTTTCAGCACAAATCAAACTATGGGATAATGGGACAAGAGTGAATCAGGCGCCAGGTGCGAATGTTGTTCATCCCGGCATAGCAGAACATAATGCAATTACAGAAGTGAATGGAAAAGATGCTCAGGGAAACACTTATCTTCCGGCTTCATCACTGGTCAAAGCGAGCTTAAAATATGAAGGTGACTCTTATTTCACTTTGACATTACAGAATATTTCAGGGGGCACAGCTAACCCAACTCCTTTAAGTCCCGGCGTATGGGCAGTATCTTACATTGCCGGTGGAAAGTTGCTTAATCCAGCACCTATTTTCACCAGCGGGCAGCCTACAGCAAATGGTTTGACGCAACTTGCCGAAGCCGGAAATAATGCACCATTATATACTTATATAAAAAGCAATACTGGAATCTTCACTCCTTTATCTCCGATTCTCGTGGTTGTTTACAACGGTATAGATAATCCGATTTTCAAGACTGGTGAGAAAGACCGCAATGAAGGATTAAAAGAATTGGCGCAGCAAGGAAATGCGACATTATTAGCCGCAGCATTGAAAGGCAGAACAGGTGTTAAAAATGTCTATGTATTACCAGCACCAAACTCTACTGTCCTGCTTCCAATAATCGGTAACCAGCCGGGTGGTTCTGTTTCGCAAGAACTTTCAGTAGCCAAAGGTGACCGCATTGCTATTGCAACGATGTATGGCTTTTCGAACGACTGGTTTTTTGCTTCTTCCGGGAACGGTTCGGATGCTACACAAACAGCGGATATTTCAAGTTCCATCAAGCTATATGATAATGGCACTGCTGTTGATCAGTTTCCTGGCGCAGGAAATAACCAGTTCAACCTTGGCGGAGCTACTACATCACAAAGCAACGTGATTGCTGGCGTACCAAATCCAAATCCTTTTACCACTTTACCTGCTATTACTGATATCATTAAAGTGAAAATTAATGTGAATTAA